Proteins encoded together in one Desulfovibrio porci window:
- a CDS encoding sigma-54 interaction domain-containing protein — MLLPVQAAHVLALYLAPRPLNAEELHWLTGECARPDDTAWNALERLHVAERLPGDAPRWRAGPSAGAFVRARLFADIWPPEHRACALRSLLRDGAGPRECVEILRDAWTRSRADAELAPLLEVLVAFLMRWCARRGADPAALDGDFLNLLFALQSFPLSSLSLLRKILRLTARAHRMARNSGNERFTAMLLLSRFYLHVFVGNNPSRLADRLESALNTARGFLGPEDDSLLPLFEGQLAYMRGELKKIIACFNRCSDDMAWCYRRFYDTLGVCALFSAGYLHQFHFALGSVEHFQRKAVLAGDELTAAMFRSNSCFLLLRKGDRKRMRAVLRGLEATPLYEEHAIVHSHVTRAHALLFFVEGDARGAHALLDAQTRRLLARGGKPVTFKDPLVLDMLYVFSCHGFPAVPCYDAASLVQSFLQGANRHLKATALRIRALQELEAGAPPREAVALLRQSFEICRSLGDPQSLALTVHALAQACERDGDAGEARLLSGMVREATGRDLRGVSYHEACRTCMEVRPAAFELFGAALPEENVADKSVAERCHAIFSGLAMPDTREEALHLFVRAAMDVFRQERGGLFHPGDGGEPRFAHIVNVSDLELRSLGMRPCLNWLAAAARESRRPVLWHERHGLVLRLAGTGAEAWLLWLDSVYAPQAFSEIPAEDLLQGARLLAAELRAILRLESFRKREITLQHDKLRDIFLREDRNDCLVLREGLQDLLAQVAGAAVTDVPILICGETGVGKEIMARHIHAASGRSGPFIPVHPAGMVENLFESEFFGHERGAFTGAIKQKIGLFEMADQGTLFIDEIGEMSPLVQTKLLRVLQERRFMRVGGTRELHSRFRLIAATNRDLWQEVRERRFRQDLFYRIAAFPLTMPPLRQRRQDILPLANAFIRHFARRYGKTVAPLREDQAGELLAYDWPGNIRELRSLVERAVILHRGGDLPLLFGLSGDPGFVGIRGKESGDADPVLPEGPFRPESLPTLEEAEARYLRRVMRLTGGRVRGEDGAAALLRMKIPTLYAKLRRHGIACGRG; from the coding sequence ATGCTCTTGCCCGTCCAAGCCGCCCATGTTCTGGCCCTGTATCTCGCTCCCCGCCCTCTGAACGCCGAGGAACTGCACTGGCTCACGGGAGAATGCGCGCGGCCGGACGACACGGCCTGGAACGCGCTGGAACGCCTGCATGTGGCGGAGCGCCTGCCGGGCGACGCGCCGCGCTGGCGGGCGGGTCCCTCGGCCGGGGCTTTCGTGCGCGCGCGTCTCTTTGCAGATATCTGGCCGCCGGAGCACCGGGCCTGCGCGCTGCGGAGCCTGCTCCGGGACGGGGCCGGGCCGCGCGAGTGCGTGGAGATTCTGCGCGACGCCTGGACCAGGAGCCGCGCGGATGCGGAACTGGCGCCCCTGCTGGAAGTGCTGGTGGCCTTTCTGATGCGCTGGTGCGCGCGGCGCGGCGCTGATCCGGCCGCTCTGGACGGCGACTTTCTGAATCTGCTTTTCGCTCTGCAAAGCTTTCCGCTGAGTTCCCTGTCCCTGCTGCGCAAGATTCTGCGCCTCACGGCCCGCGCCCACCGCATGGCGCGCAACAGCGGCAACGAGCGCTTCACGGCCATGCTGCTGCTTTCGCGTTTCTATCTGCATGTTTTTGTGGGCAACAATCCCAGCCGGCTGGCCGACAGGCTGGAAAGCGCCCTGAACACGGCCAGAGGCTTTCTGGGGCCGGAAGACGACAGCCTTCTGCCGCTGTTTGAAGGGCAACTGGCCTATATGCGCGGAGAGCTCAAAAAGATCATTGCCTGTTTCAACCGCTGCTCCGACGACATGGCTTGGTGTTACCGGCGCTTTTACGACACGCTGGGCGTTTGTGCCCTGTTCAGCGCGGGCTATCTGCACCAGTTCCATTTCGCCCTGGGCAGTGTGGAGCATTTTCAGCGCAAGGCCGTACTGGCGGGTGACGAGCTCACGGCGGCCATGTTCCGGAGCAATTCCTGCTTCCTGCTGCTGCGCAAGGGGGACAGAAAGCGCATGCGGGCCGTGCTGCGCGGCCTGGAGGCCACGCCGCTCTATGAGGAGCATGCCATCGTGCATTCCCACGTCACGCGGGCGCATGCCCTGCTGTTCTTCGTGGAGGGCGACGCGCGGGGCGCGCACGCCCTGCTGGACGCGCAGACCCGGCGGCTGCTGGCGCGGGGCGGCAAGCCCGTGACCTTCAAGGACCCCCTGGTACTGGACATGCTGTATGTTTTCTCATGCCATGGCTTTCCGGCTGTCCCCTGCTATGATGCCGCGTCCCTGGTGCAGAGTTTTCTGCAGGGAGCCAATCGGCATTTGAAGGCCACGGCATTGCGCATCCGGGCGCTGCAAGAGCTTGAGGCGGGCGCGCCGCCGCGCGAGGCCGTGGCCCTGCTGCGGCAAAGCTTTGAAATTTGCCGTTCCCTGGGCGATCCGCAGAGCCTGGCGCTCACAGTCCACGCTCTGGCTCAGGCCTGTGAGCGCGACGGCGATGCCGGGGAAGCCCGCCTGCTGAGCGGCATGGTGCGCGAGGCCACGGGGCGGGATCTGCGCGGCGTCAGCTACCATGAGGCTTGCAGGACCTGCATGGAGGTGCGCCCGGCGGCTTTTGAGCTTTTCGGCGCGGCCCTGCCCGAAGAGAACGTGGCGGACAAGAGCGTGGCCGAGCGCTGCCACGCCATTTTCAGCGGGCTGGCCATGCCCGACACGCGCGAGGAGGCCCTGCATCTCTTCGTGCGGGCGGCCATGGACGTCTTCCGCCAGGAACGGGGCGGCCTTTTCCACCCCGGAGACGGGGGCGAGCCGCGTTTCGCGCACATCGTCAATGTGTCCGACCTGGAACTGCGCTCGCTGGGCATGCGGCCCTGCCTGAACTGGCTGGCCGCAGCCGCGCGGGAAAGTCGCCGTCCGGTGCTCTGGCACGAGCGCCACGGCCTTGTGCTGCGTCTGGCCGGAACCGGCGCGGAGGCCTGGCTGTTGTGGCTGGACAGCGTCTACGCGCCCCAGGCCTTTTCCGAAATCCCGGCGGAGGATCTCTTGCAGGGCGCGCGCCTGCTGGCGGCGGAACTGCGCGCCATCCTGCGTCTGGAAAGCTTCAGGAAAAGGGAAATCACCCTCCAGCACGACAAATTACGTGACATTTTTCTGCGGGAGGACCGCAACGACTGTCTGGTGCTGCGCGAAGGCCTGCAGGATCTGCTGGCCCAGGTCGCCGGCGCGGCCGTCACGGACGTGCCCATCCTCATCTGCGGCGAGACGGGCGTGGGCAAGGAGATTATGGCCCGGCACATCCACGCCGCCAGCGGGCGGAGCGGGCCCTTTATTCCGGTGCACCCGGCAGGCATGGTGGAGAACCTTTTTGAAAGCGAATTTTTCGGGCATGAGCGCGGCGCGTTCACCGGCGCGATCAAGCAGAAGATCGGCCTGTTTGAAATGGCCGATCAGGGCACGCTGTTCATTGACGAGATCGGGGAGATGTCGCCCCTGGTGCAGACCAAACTGCTGCGCGTCCTGCAGGAGCGGCGTTTCATGCGCGTGGGCGGCACCAGGGAGCTGCATTCCCGTTTCCGGCTTATCGCGGCCACCAACCGCGATCTCTGGCAGGAGGTGCGCGAGCGGCGCTTCCGGCAGGATCTCTTCTACCGCATCGCCGCCTTTCCGCTGACCATGCCGCCCCTGCGCCAACGCAGACAGGACATCCTGCCCCTGGCCAACGCCTTCATCCGGCACTTTGCCCGCCGCTACGGCAAGACCGTCGCGCCTCTGCGCGAAGATCAGGCCGGGGAACTGCTGGCCTATGACTGGCCCGGCAATATCCGTGAATTGCGCAGCCTGGTGGAGCGGGCCGTGATTCTGCACCGGGGCGGCGATCTGCCGTTGCTTTTCGGCCTCAGCGGCGATCCGGGGTTCGTCGGCATCAGGGGAAAGGAGAGCGGGGACGCGGACCCGGTTTTGCCGGAAGGCCCGTTCAGGCCGGAAAGCCTGCCGACCCTGGAAGAGGCGGAGGCGCGCTATCTGCGCAGGGTCATGCGCCTGACCGGAGGCAGGGTGCGGGGCGAAGACGGAGCCGCGGCGCTGCTGCGCATGAAGATACCCACCCTGTACGCCAAGTTGCGGCGGCACGGCATCGCCTGCGGGCGGGGATAG